Genomic DNA from Anguilla anguilla isolate fAngAng1 chromosome 17, fAngAng1.pri, whole genome shotgun sequence:
gcctgccaatatgaccagaagctggggtttgcactttttgagggtATTTAATCGGTTCCAGTACATCAGACAAGACCGTAAAGCGTGGGCCCCTGTTTGAGCCCTGTGCCCTAGAGCGGCCCCCTGTTTGAGCCCTGTGCCCTAGAGCGGGCCCCTGTTTGAGCCCTGTGCCCTAGAGCGGGCCCCTGTTTGAGCCCTGTGCCCTAGAGCGGCCCCCTGTTTGAGCCCTGTGCCCTAGAGCGGGCCCCTGTTTGAGCCCTGTGCCCTAGAGCGGGCCCCTGTTTGAGCCCTGTGCCCTACAGTGGGCCCCTGTTTGAGCCCTGTGCCCTATAGCGGGCCCCTGTTTGAGCCCTGTGCCCTATAGCGGGCCCCTGTTTGAGCCCTGTGCCCTGCAGTGTTTATACTTAATGATCGTATAGCCTATACTGAAGAATTAATGCATTGTAAGgggtcattctacaggaatGGTGGCATTTGGAATTGTaatgtcttgaaatgcatttcatttcttgTCACTCAACCTAGGGTACAATATTAATCTTAACAACCGAGAACAGACAGTGTCTCTGTCGGTGACAGTTTGACAGAAACTCGCACctccgtttttaaaatgttttattttattgttttggtatTTACAGCCTTGGTGAGATCTGATTAGGAGAGGGACTCCTGTTGCCACACCCACGCAGTGAGGTCATTCCACTACGCTCTGCCGTAATGTGTACAACACACAacaacattctctctctcaaaaagcAATATGGCTGCCACTCCCGGTCTGTGTGAACACGGCCAGTAAGCCTTCAGTGGGATTGTATGGTGATGCCgagtttttctttgtattttgttaGAACTAGCCTACTCATGAACTTTTCTGTTTCGGAGTGGTCTGTTTTCATGCTTTTACAAAAACTTTACTTTACTGAGTCACTTCTTTACAAAACTGCTGCCGTAAAGACAATGTTCGAAACGTGTCCCCAACATATGGTTCGACTTCCCGTTTCCGTGGTAACGCTGAAGCTTCTGCATTAGGCCAAGCTGACTGGAAGCAGTTTTGTCATTGCTGTACCGTGGAATGGATATTCCTCTGCAGGCTTCTTCAGCGTCCACGTTTCCATCCATCGAGGTAAAGGGGAAAGGATAGAATGCATACCTTACCTAGTAAGGAAGTCCAGCCTCCCTGTCTGCCGCTTGTCTCATACCATAGAGCTCTTCTCTATCTGCGTGATTCTCTGCAGTGATTTTCGGTGCTCTTCCTCTATGGTGACGGACTAACAGGGATTTTCTATGAGGGGGAATTGTATCGTTTGAAATGAGTAGTTTGATGGCGATGTTGGTTTCTCGTCTCCCCGCGTAAAATCTGCTGCTAAGCGTTCTTTCGCTCCCCGTCCGCTCGGCGTGATGCGTAACCTTTCTCTCGGCCGAAACGCGTTCTCGTCCGCGCGAGGCTCGACCCCCCTGATCACAAGGGCCGCCTGGACGTATTGTTTTAATCGGTGACATTGTTGGAAATTGACTTCCAGTCCTCCGTCAGATGCACCCAGATGAGGTCCCCTAAACGTACCGCTTGTGTGAAATTTGCAGATACGCTGCTCGAAACCCTGAAAAATCAGGCCGAGGATTCTTCGTGCGGTCGGTCGAAGACGTTCAGAATCCCATGAACCCCAGTCTGGACGGGAGAGAAACTGTAGTTTCTTTGCAGTAGAAACTGCATTTCAGCAGAGGGTCCGTGCTTCTCTTGCAGTAAGTGTGCAGTAAGACTGCACACTGAACGGAACGGGCCAAAATGGACTGAGTCGCTAGGGCAACTACAGCCTTTGCTGATCCATTTGTCAAATCATGGGGTTGTAAGCTAAAACACTCCCATGATTTTTAAGTTTTGATTTCGGTAAATCTACAGGACGCATGCATAGCAGGAAGTGGAAGACacgacacaaaaacagctgaaaaagtGGTAAAACATACGtatgtaaataccaggaaatataAACTGATTgcctgtacttttgtctcattaCTTTTTTGATCTTAAATGGAAATGCCTTAAgcatatagaaaaaaataacaatcttCACTCCTTTACCATACTTTTGCAGGACACTGTGTCCTAGGAGTCTGACTCCTGTTTGCACTCTAACAATGCATGAGTTTACCTACAATTATTTTAGCTGTTCCTTCAGGCATGAGCTCAAAGGAGTAATAGTGGTGCATTTTGGGAACTGTAGTTCAGGTCAACTGTCGGTCAACTTTGCAGTCGCAATAGCAGAAAGCATCTGTCATGTAGCCAGAGTGAAAGCAAACACGTATTTAAATGAGTTGCAGCACAGGGGGAAGTGAATTTGAATGCTGTGTGTCAGGGCCTGtaagccctgctcctggagatcttaccatcctgtaggttttccacTCTagacctaacaaagcacacctcattcaacaggtagagatctcactgagctgctaactGGTAGTCACATGCCAAATTAGGTTTGAAATCAAAGCCTACACAGGACTGTAGATTTCCAGGAGCAGGgtcgggcagccctgctttacgTGGTGATTCATGTCACCAATTCTTGTAAATAGAGATGGAAGATCGCTGAAGGGAAGGGTGTTCACAGAATTCCCAAGAACAGCTCGAGGGAAAGGTTTCTTCCGGAAATGTTCCAGTGCAACACGCGTGAGGTGCAGTTTTTTGTGACCCAAGTCTTTTTGGCCTAAGTGTTGTTTAAATCACAAGTTTAAATTTGGAGGATTCAAAGAGATGTTTCATTAAATGCTTGGACTTATGCCAACTGGAAGTCAGTGGCCGTAATATTAAAGGTGCGATTCCAAGAACTCTGCGTTTGACGCAACTGTTGCACTCGTCGAAACGTGCGCTGCGCTGGGTTGCAGTTTTCTCCTGTCGGACGCAGTCCTCTCGCGTGCGTCCGTGTCGCTTCGCCGAGGTCGGTCCGTGATGCCCGATATCAGTAGGCTGTCCGAAACCGCGGGGAATCGGACCGCGCCTTGCCGAATcgtacagacatttttttttttgatggtcAGCTCCATTGCAGTACTCTGAGCCAGAAGGAGAGCTGGTGACTGCAAGGATCACGGGactccccccccggcccccccccaccctacctcCAATAGTGAAAGTGAGGGACATTTTGTGTGACTGTTGAATTGGGAGCGTCTGATGTTTCTGGTCCCTAGCTCCCCTCATCAGGCTTAATTCGGTCAGGTGTCCAGCCACCCAGCGGGGGTTCTGTACTGCATTTAATATTCCCTGACTGGTAGGACATTTCGATCAATCATCTTTCTAGCTCTAAATTTAGAAATCCCCATATAGagattctgggaaatgtatgAGTCTCCTCTCTTGGAGGCACTCTGGTCTGTGTTTTCTTTGGTTCTGTGTCTAAATGAGAAAAGGATGTTGTCTCTATCTCTAGCCAATGTTTAAATGAGAAAAGGATGTCTCTATATTTCTGGTGTTTAAATGAGAAAAGGATGTCTCTATATTTCTAGTGTTTAAATGAGAAAAGGATGTCAGTCTCCAGAGTAGTGTTTAAATTAGAAGGATGCGGTCTCTGCAGCTTTAAAGCTGTACCGAAAGATGCCTTTAAAGCCTaatttctgtctttgtttttgaagtgtGATCCCATTAAGAGATTCTCCTGAAGCTGTCAAATGTCACTGTCTTCAAAAAGCGAAGGTGCTGTGGTGTAAGACTAAgcactgctgttctgtgctaGCATTGCTGGAGGTTATAGGATTAAGTGATTTGGGCCATAATTTAATTACACAGAAGTGGGATGACATGATGCAGGGGgctgtgcgcgtgcgtgtgtgatggCGTAGCTGTGTTTCTGGGTGCAGGTCAggttaaggtgtgtgtgtgtaagttatTAAGCttaattttactgtaatttGAAGTGTTTTATTAATTGCATGGAATTactagaattttttttttcatggaactGAAGTGTGGGATTTCAAACGTCAGGTTGAATGGTCAGTAGACGTGCTCGGCGTTGGGTTGAATGGTCAATGGATGTGCTCGGCGTTGGGTTGAATGGTCAATGGATGTGCTCGGCGTTGGGTTGAATGGTCAGTGGATGTGCTGGACGTTGTAGGAAAAGTGACTACTAGCCCTAGGCCGGGAgccttttttgttcattaactttaaattcagaaattctGTGCTTTTTCTCGCCCTCTTTTATTCACAGAATTTttgggtttaaaaaatttttttttgtttgtttcttgaatatttcaatttggcatatttattttcctgatcAGATTCAGAATTGGAATTTGTTGAATTGCTCATTATATTATACTTATGGGATTTCTTAAGTCCACTGATTATCACATTAAGATTTACCATGATCTTCATTTTATCTTCTAGCATGtacaattattttatgaaaatgccCCCTGTTTTCCACTCTTATGTGTAGCGGGCAGGGAATTAGGGTGATTGGTATGTGGAGGTAGTttgatgacctttgaccttgtggGCCTAAAACATCATACCgctggtcacatgatcacaagCACCTGCTGTCATTATATCATGCCATCCGTCCGAAACTAAGGGTTTGTTATTTCCACGAGGTGCAAGGTGTTCACTTTTAAAAGCTTGCAGAGAGTTTGAAGCCGTCTCATTACTGCCAGTCACCGAGTTTCCTGTGATTGTTTTCTGCAGGAGCCACGAGTCATGTCTGGTATCGCCTTAAGCAGACTGGCGCAGGAGCGCAAGGCCTGGCGGAAAGACCACCCTTTCGTGAGTACGGCTAACGCTAACCCATGCTAACACTAACCTACACTAACGCTAACTCatgctaaccctaacacacactAAGCTAACCCAtgctaacactaaccctaacccatgctaacgctaaccctaacacacactAAGCTAACccatgctaaccctaacccatgctaaccctaacccatgcTAACCATATCCCACGCTAACTCTAACTCACGCTTAGCTAACCACATCCCACGCTAACCCAACCTCGTCAGCTGACACCTGTGCACTTGCCGCATGCTAGTTTGCTAAATAAGCTTGGCTAAAACCGAGCACGTTGGAACGGGGAACGTGACGCGCCGTGTGACGTCTGTTTTAGGGCTTTGTGGCCGTGCCGACCAAAAACCCCGACGGAACCATGAACCTGATGAACTGGGAGTGCGCCATTCCTGGAAAGAAAGGGGTAAGGAGCGCCGTTTCCACGGTTACCGTAGCATTGACCCTTCACAAGTGGCCTATGATTTGGAATGAATTCTTAGCCGGAAACTTTAATGCCAACGTAACGGTCGCTACCGGTAATGTCAGAACAACTAGCGTTCTAGAACACTAGtgtagaattttgaaaaaaacagtcCCAGGAACTCTCTCTCGAAGGGAGAAGGTTGCTCTACTCTATAGTGAAGTCTTTCTGGTGAACCATTCTAAATCAGAACTGACATACATGATTTTGAGAACACTAGGCATTAAAACTCACCCAGCCCTTGAAAGGAATGTGCTGTATCATTTGAAaggcactgattggctgggtgAGCAGTGGGTTATTTGCATATTGCAGTAGGAGCAGGGCCCTGTCTCTTCCTTGCTCTGGCTGTAGTCCTGATGCTCCCCTCTTTTCCCCTGCAGACCCCGTGGGAGGGCGGCCTGTTCAAGCTGCGGATGCTCTTTAAGGACGACTACCCTTCGTCTCCCCCCAAATGTGAGCTCCGCTGGGCCGTCTGGAGCTGGACGGGGGGTGGGCGTGTTAAAAGTGGGCCTCTGCTGTGTGCTCGATGaatcactctctgtctgtctccgtcactctttttctctctctctctctctctgtttctctgtctctctctttccaggtAAATTTGAGCCTCCGTTGTTCCACCCCAATGTTTACCCCTCTGGTACAGTGTGCCTCTCCATTTTAGAGGAGGACAAAGACTGGAGGCCAGCCATCACCATCAAGCAGgtactttgggggggggggggtgcgggatgTGCTGGGGGTTTGGGTACATTCACACAGGTActgtggggggggtgcgggatGTGCTGGGGGTTTGGGTACATTCACACAGGTACTGTGAGGGGGGTTTTGCTACGGATTTTGGTGGGATTTTAATCTCAAAAATTTTTAATTGCTGGATTTTTGGGGAGTTTTAGCGAGCGTggtctgagcatgtgcaggcaATCCTGCGAGCAGTTTGTTGGAAGAAACGCTGTAGCAGTAGctgccctgcagggggcagcacgaAGCATGAATCCCACCGTGCGCCGCGAGCCCGATTACCATGGCGATGGTTTCGCTCAGCCGAGCAGCGGCACTGACGTGTGGACACGCCTGTCACTCGCTCCGCAGATCCTGTTAGGAATCCAAGAACTCCTGAACGAGCCCAACATCCAGGACCCAGCCCAGGCAGAGGCCTACACCATTTACTGGTGAGTTCCCGCTGATGCTAGCGCACCGCGGTTCGAGTGCTAGCGTGCCGCTAatgttacatcacattacattagcctacattgcattacaggcgtttagcagacgctcttatccagagcgacttgcacaacttttaacactttttacactgcatccatttatacagctggatatatactggatacatccatttatacagctggatatatactgaagcaatacaagttataagtaccttgctgaatggtacaacagcagtgttctacccgggaatcgaacccgtggcctttaggttacgagaccagctccttacccattacactacgctGCAGGTGGGTGCCAGTTAGGCTTTAATGGGTCTAAATGAGGGTCGGCTGTGGAGTTTAATGGGGGAGGGAACTGTGCTTTTCTCTCaaaggttcagttcccaggtaaGACGCTGCTGTTACACCGAGCTGCTTCAGTATGCAAACAGCTGTGTACATGCAGCCGTGTGAGTGGCTCTGGGTGAGAGAGTAATGACTAAACGGCTGTCATTCAAACGATAGCTGCCTTGCTAAAAAGCACGTCGGGATAAATCGACTTGACTGCTGATTTTAATCTATACGTTTGTGTTCGTTTGCGCTTTTATTTGCCTGTTCATTtaatgtgtgcttttttaaaaattgaaaataaaaatgaatctctTTTCCATTTCAGCCAGAACAGAGTAGAATATGAAAAAAGGGTCCGAGCACAAGCCAAAAAATTCTCACCATAAAAcgtcaaagagaaaaaaaatccttgtgAAAGAACGGAAGGAATCGGTGGGCAAggtggtgtttatttttttattgtttttttgtttttgttttttttgctccctttttgatttaatttttattttccccaaaaaataatgttatccTTCACGTACTTATTTCTCCACTCTTCGCACGTACTTTTACAGGACTTATTTAAAACTGAATATGTGCTGCCCTTTCTGGTCTTTAGCCGCAATTTgtctggtgtggggggggggaggggcggggggggggggggggggggggggaggggcggggcgggggggggacttgCTTTTATCCTTTTTAGTTCTTTGTAGGTGCAAGGGGGGGTGGCACAGTTCCAGATTCCACACGCTTATCATTGTGCCCCCACCATTTATTACTCTCAAACAATTcagactaaaaaaaataataattttgaatacaaGTACACAGATTTGGGTCGGccatcttggtttttttttttccccccccaaaatatgctgtttttttttccccctcattttctttcaaacagGGTCTGTTCTATCAGTCTGTGTGTTTTCCATGGTTTTAATGATGTAAAACTTGCTATTACTTTAATATGTCAGTATTtcaactgctgtaaaatgatGAACTTTTATACTTTCTATGATTACTCTAGCGTCTCTAGACGACTCTTTCCATCTCTGATGCAGGCCTTGTATTCCGCATGTTGTAATATATGATAGCGTCGTGCTGCCTTGGCCATTTGAGTAGGTCCCGGAGGGCAATGGGAGGGAGCAGCCACAGTGAATCAAATATCAAGAGGCAGGTTAGCTTAAAACTGCATCAGACTCTTTGTGTTTCTATGGTGTTTTGTTCATGTACGTGTTtagagtaaataaaaatgtttatacaaACGGtggttttgtcttgtttttagtTCCTGTTCAGTGCAGGTCtgcacttgtttaaaaaaaaattaaatattaaaacccGGGCAGTAACATTCGCCTTATGAACTGGGCAACAAGTTAGAAAACACGTGGTAACCCTTAACCATGGCAGTGTGcattagggctgtcaaatttAGATTTGATATTCAAATGAGGAGAAAATAAACATCCAAATAGTTGAAATTAACTTTTGAATGTCCATGTGTGCGCTGAAAATCTAATTTGCCTCTTGCTTCTGAATGAGCCCCGTATTTCCATTTGTTTAAACTAACCAATCGTAGATGAGCTTGCTCACGTCCTCTCACTAGGAAACAACACGGCCGAAAGCTTGGAAGTAGTGATGGGAACTTTGGAACTTATGTTCGTTTCGGTGAGTGCGGCACATCTTCCGGCTCCGGTTGTTCAGAAGCTTTGTTTTGATCCTTTGTTTGTTCACTTCTTCCAAAAAGACCAAAATGTCTCAGTCCACGGTGTTCTCGCTGTGGGGTGCTCCGTGTTCAGCTCATTTCCTGTTCTGCCTTCTTGCTCTCGCTTGAGGACGTGACGCGCATAACAGGGACCGCCCTAGAGCATTTCATGGCAATGCATTAATGATGCGTTTTTGACTTGCATGTAAATTTTGCaattaatattacaaaatatacaaatctcATGTTTTAATACAgtaatcaaattaaaattttgggTCCAATTTACAGCCCTTGTGTACATGTtcacacaactttttatttcttcactttcttttttttaaacgcgtATGCGCACGTAAGCTGCTGTTATGTTTTAGAATAATGTGAGCGTTGGATCAAGGTGAGTactgtaaaatgttattttctctgtGGGATCTTGGTGCGCCGCACGCCCACCCAGTCCCCACCATCATTTTTGGACCTTCCAACTTTGAAGTTAGAGTAAAACCTCGTTCTCCTCCCGTGCTGTGAATCCCCCTCCTGTCACTGAAAGAAGTCTCCAGAGAGAATACCCTTTCACAGGAGAACCCAGAGAACCAGGCCTTCACGGGAGAGGTGGATTTTATAGGTATTTTCATCATGAAGTGTCAGAATGAGTCACCGTTAAAGAGCAAGCGGAAATGAAAAGGACAAAGAGGTGCCGAAATGAATCCGGCCGTTGGAGGCACTTGGCTGGCGGACCTTTAAAAAACTTCTGAGAGAACTGAAGTTTTCAGAAGCAGACTTCCGAACGTGACGTCTAGCGCACGGTCATAGCAGTGCGATTTCTGAAGTCTAAATTCCGTCCAATCCAAATGAACGGATTAAGGAAGGCACACTGCTAACGCTCAGATGAGCTAGCTAAAGGAGTGGAGTATGAAGCCGAGAAGCGTATTCTTCTCTGGTTTATAGAGATTTGCTCTTCTGCT
This window encodes:
- the LOC118217386 gene encoding SUMO-conjugating enzyme UBC9-B yields the protein MSGIALSRLAQERKAWRKDHPFGFVAVPTKNPDGTMNLMNWECAIPGKKGTPWEGGLFKLRMLFKDDYPSSPPKCKFEPPLFHPNVYPSGTVCLSILEEDKDWRPAITIKQILLGIQELLNEPNIQDPAQAEAYTIYCQNRVEYEKRVRAQAKKFSP